The Haloarcula rubripromontorii genome has a window encoding:
- the rocF gene encoding arginase, translating into MQQQVRVLGVPMDLGADRRGVDMGPSAIRYGGLADQLTGIGIDCVDGGDIAVPRPEESDPDAGGLKSGHAKFFRETKEVCEDVTTAVDGTLREGRFPLVLGGDHSIGIGTIAGAARDDEELGVIWFDAHGDFNTPETTPSGNIHGMSLAAVLGLGPFADHEWAHTPAVSEENVVIVGLRDVDDRERQLIEDSDITAYTMSDIDARSAPEVVDEALDIATDGTDGIHVSLDLDWLDPTEAPGVGTPVRGGVSYREAHIAMEYVAEQHDQLRSMELVEVNPILDEHNRTAELACELVASAFGKRVL; encoded by the coding sequence CGATACGGTACGGCGGCCTCGCTGACCAGCTTACAGGTATCGGGATCGATTGCGTCGACGGCGGCGACATCGCCGTGCCGCGGCCGGAGGAATCGGACCCGGATGCCGGCGGCCTGAAAAGCGGTCACGCGAAGTTCTTCAGGGAGACGAAGGAGGTCTGTGAGGACGTGACAACGGCGGTCGACGGGACCCTCCGGGAAGGACGGTTTCCGCTCGTTCTGGGCGGCGACCACTCTATCGGCATCGGAACCATCGCCGGCGCAGCCCGCGACGACGAGGAACTGGGCGTCATCTGGTTCGACGCCCACGGCGATTTCAACACACCGGAGACGACGCCGAGCGGGAACATCCACGGGATGTCGCTGGCGGCCGTTCTCGGGCTGGGCCCGTTCGCCGACCACGAATGGGCGCACACGCCAGCCGTGAGCGAAGAAAACGTCGTCATCGTCGGGCTGCGAGACGTGGACGACAGGGAACGTCAGCTGATCGAAGACAGCGATATCACGGCGTACACGATGTCGGATATCGACGCCCGGAGCGCGCCGGAGGTCGTCGACGAGGCACTGGATATCGCGACTGACGGAACAGATGGCATTCACGTCTCGCTCGACCTCGACTGGCTCGACCCGACGGAGGCCCCCGGCGTCGGGACACCGGTCCGTGGCGGCGTCTCCTACCGCGAGGCCCACATTGCGATGGAATACGTCGCCGAACAGCACGACCAGCTGCGGTCGATGGAACTGGTCGAGGTGAACCCGATTCTCGACGAACACAACCGCACTGCCGAACTGGCCTGTGAACTCGTCGCCAGTGCCTTCGGCAAGCGCGTGTTGTAA